A genomic segment from Malus domestica chromosome 05, GDT2T_hap1 encodes:
- the LOC103435824 gene encoding uncharacterized transporter C405.03c-like, which produces MKTEVWKWVLGLIYIFAVASIWIAASFVVQSVVDAGVSPFLITYICNSLFVIYIPLVEIGRYLEDNFEGFWIWRSRKSSPLQRLGESEQITLLEETDGVVIADAEEGEVNLGVEPKVVSYELVGISATQDNVTETVDKQVDGKGRWTRTRVAKVSLLISPFWFFAQLTFNLSLKYTTVTSNTILSSSSSLFTFLVSLVFLGEKFTLVKLISVLLCMGGTIIVSLGDSRTALSAIASNPLLGDILALVSAALYSVYITLIRKKLPDEDDEKSGRASMAQFLGFLGLSNLLIFLPVALILHFSKLEPFYMLTWEQVGLIVGKGLLDNVLSDYLWAKAVLLTTTTVATAGLTIQVPLAAIVDSMTGHAPHFADYLGAGAVMIGFAGINIPSDAFNRPKGAVLVLENENLSETSEGRNASGTGRPVSAAPS; this is translated from the exons ATGAAAACTGAAGTTTGGAagtgggttttgggtttgataTACATATTTGCTGTTGCATCCATCTGGATAGCTGCCAGTTTCGTAGTGCAGTCGGTTGTAGATGCCGGTGTGTCCCCGTTCCTCATCACATACATATGCAATTCTCTGTTTGTGATCTACATTCCCTTGGTTGAAATCGGGCGGTATTTGGAAGATAATTTTGAGGGGTTTTGGATTTGGAGAAGTAGGAAGAGTAGCCCTTTGCAAAGGTTAGGAGAGTCGGAGCAAATCACTCTCCTTGAGGAGACTGATGGAGTTGTGATAGCGGATGCGGAAGAGGGGGAAGTTAATCTTGGTGTAGAACCGAAAGTTGTATCATACGAGCTTGTTGGGATTTCAGCAACTCAAGACAATGTCACTGAAACGGTAGATAAGCAAGTGGATGGAAAAGGGCGCTGGACACGAACTCGAGTGGCTAAAGTTAGCCTACTGATTTCCCCGTTTTGGTTTTTTGCACAGCTGACTTTCAATTTGTCATTGAAGTATACTACCGTTACA TCGAATACCATCTTAAGCAGTTCATCCAGCCTTTTCACCTTTTTGGTCTCCCTAGTATTCTTAGGGGAGAAGTTTACTTTGGTTAAGCTTATTAGCGTTCTTCTTTGCATGGGAGGAACGATAATTGTCAGCCTTGGTGACTCACGAACTGCTCTAAGTGCAATTGCTTCAAACCCTCTCCTCGGAGACATACTTGCTCTTGTCTCGGCGGCCTTATATTCTGTCTATATTACCCTCATTCGCAAGAAATTAcctgatgaagatgatgaaaaaaGTGGCCGTGCCAGTATGGCTCAGTTTCTAGGATTTCTAGGGCTTTCCAaccttcttatttttcttccggTTGCCCTTATACTTCATTTCTCAAAGCTAGAGCCGTTTTATATGCTTACATGGGAGCAGGTTGGTCTCATCGTTGGTAAAG GTTTGCTGGATAATGTTCTGAGTGACTACTTATGGGCCAAGGCCGTTCTTCTAACAACCACCACGGTAGCAACAGCCGGTCTGACGATCCAGGTTCCATTGGCGGCAATTGTGGACTCGATGACTGGCCATGCTCCTCATTTTGCTGATTATCTTGGAGCAGGGGCTGTCATGATCGGATTCGCTGGCATAAACATTCCTTCTGATGCTTTTAACAGACCAAAAGGAGCTGTACTTGTGTTAGAGAACGAAAATCTCAGCGAGACCAGTGAAGGTCGCAATGCATCGGGCACGGGAAGGCCGGTTTCAGCTGCCCCTTCATAG
- the LOC103435970 gene encoding probable serine/threonine-protein kinase PBL26, with protein MSCFSCFSSHEKKSSNTRSNSGRRAQLPTTVSQKEHNVPPAQQPRPPPAEVPKPKPTPPAENPAANAHNVNKEPVNHNNIAAQTFTFRELATATKNFRQECLIGEGGFGRVYKGKLDKIEQVVAVKQLDRNGLQGNREFLVEVLMLSLLHHENLVNLIGYCADGDQRLLVYEYMPLGSVEDHLLDLPEGQTPLDWFKRMRIALGAAKGLEYLHDEANPPVIYRDLKSSNILLDADFNAKLSDFGLAKLGPIGDKTHVSSRVMGTYGYCAPEYQRTGQLTVKSDVYSFGVVLLELITGRRAVDTTLSTREQNLVAWAQPVFKDPNRYPELADPLLQGNFPVRALNQAMAVAAMCLHEEAPVRPLISDVVSALSVLGTGPDTAASPISSLPSPSPDQTMVINEDSQLEDSVTERQRAVAEAMEWGSCSRHNGVAASRCGSTSSL; from the exons ATGAGTTGCTTTTCTTGCTTTTCATCCCATGAAAAGAAATCATCTAACACAAGATCAAATAGTGGGAGGAGAGCACAATTGCCTACCACTGTTTCTCAGAAGGAACACAATGTTCCACCAGCACAACAGCCTCGGCCGCCCCCAGCTG AAGTTCCTAAACCAAAACCTACACCACCAGCTGAGAATCCAGCAGCCAATGCCCATAATGTCAACAAAGAACCCGTAAACCACAACAACATTGCTGCGCAAACTTTCACATTCCGGGAATTAGCGACAGCGACGAAGAACTTCAGGCAAGAATGCCTCATTGGAGAGGGCGGATTTGGAAGAGTTTACAAGGGAAAACTTGACAAAATAGAACAGGTTGTGGCTGTGAAGCAACTTGACAGGAATGGCTTGCAAGGAAACCGAGAGTTTCTTGTCGAGGTGTTGATGTTGAGCCTCTTACACCACGAAAATTTAGTAAATCTTATCGGATATTGCGCAGATGGTGATCAGAGACTTCTTGTCTACGAGTACATGCCCTTGGGATCTGTGGAAGACCATTTACTAG ATCTTCCGGAAGGCCAGACGCCACTAGATTGGTTCAAAAGAATGAGAATAGCTCTGGGAGCTGCCAAGGGACTAGAATACTTGCATGACGAGGCAAATCCACCTGTTATCTACCGCGATTTAAAATCTTCCAACATTTTACTCGACGCTGATTTCAATGCAAAACTCTCTGATTTCGGGTTAGCTAAGCTTGGACCTATTGGAGACAAGACTCATGTATCTTCAAGAGTAATGGGAACATATGGTTATTGTGCCCCAGAGTACCAAAGAACAGGACAGCTCACGGTCAAGTCTGATGTTTACAGTTTCGGAGTTGTTTTATTGGAATTGATCACTGGAAGGAGAGCAGTTGACACCACACTATCAACCAGGGAGCAAAATCTAGTTGCTTGG GCACAACCAGTATTCAAGGATCCTAATAGGTATCCAGAACTTGCTGATCCACTTCTTCAAGGAAACTTTCCTGTGAGAGCACTAAATCAAGCCATGGCAGTTGCAGCAATGTGCCTCCACGAGGAAGCACCTGTTCGTCCCTTGATAAGCGATGTGGTCAGTGCTCTTAGTGTCCTCGGAACTGGTCCGGACACTGCTGCCTCGCCTATAAGCAGCCTTCCCTCTCCATCACCGGATCAAACAATGGTCATAAACGAGGATTCTCAGCTCGAAGACAGTGTAACCGAACGCCAACGCGCTGTGGCAGAAGCCATGGAATGGGGTTCGTGCTCAaggcacaatggagtggcaGCATCACGGTGTGGAAGTACTTCTTCCTTGTAA